The Solicola gregarius DNA window TCGAGCCAGAGCAACGCACCGTGCTCGGTGGTGAGTGAACGCGCGGTGGCAAGGTAGCCGTCGGGCGGGACGATCGCGCCGGCCTCCCCCTGCATCGACTCGAGAACGACGGCGGCCGTTTCGTCGTCGACGGCGGCCGCGAGTGCGTCGAGGTCGCCGTACGGTACGAACTCGACGTCGCCCGGAAGCGGCTCGAACGGCTCGCGGTACGCGGGCTTCCAGGTCAGCGCGAGCGCTCCCATCGAGCGGCCGTGGAACCCGTCGCGGGCCGCGACGATCTTCGTACGCCCGGTGCGGCGGGTCAGCTTGAACGCCGCCTCGTTGGCCTCCGTGCCGGAGTTGGTGAAGAACACCTGGCCTTCCGCGCCGACGAGTCCGAGCAGCCGCTCGGCGAGCTCGACCTGCGAAGGGGTGGTGAAGAAGTTGGAGACGTGCACGAGCTTCGTCGCTTGGTCGGCGATCGCGGTCACGAGTGCCGGGTGGTTGTGCCCGAGCACGTTCACCGCGATGCCGCCGAGCAGGTCGAGGTACTCGTTGCCGTCGGCGTCCCACACCCGCGCGCCGTCGCCGCGCTCGAGCACCAGCTTGGGCGGGCCGAACGTATTCATCAGGCTCGCGGCGTATCGCTGCGTCCAGCTCGCACTCTCGGTCACGATTGGCTCCTTATCGACGCGCGTACCTTCGTCTCGATCTCGGGCAACACCTGCGTGCCCACGCCGTCATCGGTGAAGATCTCCAGCAGGACCGCGTGCAGCTCCCGCCCGTCCACGACGGTCGCGCCGGAGACACCGCCCCGAACCGCCGCCAGGCAGGCCCCCATCTTCGGAACCATGCCGCTC harbors:
- a CDS encoding acetylornithine transaminase, with the translated sequence MTESASWTQRYAASLMNTFGPPKLVLERGDGARVWDADGNEYLDLLGGIAVNVLGHNHPALVTAIADQATKLVHVSNFFTTPSQVELAERLLGLVGAEGQVFFTNSGTEANEAAFKLTRRTGRTKIVAARDGFHGRSMGALALTWKPAYREPFEPLPGDVEFVPYGDLDALAAAVDDETAAVVLESMQGEAGAIVPPDGYLATARSLTTEHGALLWLDEVQTGVGRTGDWFGYQASGITPDVITVAKGLGGGVPIGACIGVGAAGSLLQPGNHGTTFGGNPLATAAALAVLDTIEKDALLDHAATLGRRLRDAVSGLPHVRDVSGRGLLIGIGLDTEIAAAVHDRSLAAGLILNACGPARLRLAPPFVLTEEQADRAVAILAAVLKETPL